The DNA region TTTATAATGAAATAGTTCTACCTTTACTGAAAGATCAATTCAGTCTGCAGTGGATTCAGAACATATTAGATCATAAGGCGGAAACAGAAAGAATTGTATTTGAAGATCCTGATCCAGAGATAGGATTTGTATTGTTACCAGATTTAAAGTGGGGCGGTCAAGTGAATTCTTTATATTTATTGGCTATATGCCGTAAATCATCTATCAAATCTTTAAGGGATTTAAAGTCCGAGCATTTACCTCTtctgaaaaatatatacaataaAGGAATTGTGAGTGAAAATGCCTCCAGTGCAATTTATGCTTCATCACAGATTTTGTCGATTATTTTTTATGATCAGAACTCTTCATCGGGAATAAGAATGGTATTAGTTTGAAATTGCAGATAATCATCATTTGGCAGCtgtatttttttgaatgcattaagatatttaaatttttgttcatTGTAATTTCCAATGAAATATTGGAGATTTTGGATGaaagtagaattcaataattttaagGTTAGGATCATGgtcttacagcgggtttcattaAACTCTGACTGTCCAATCAACGATTTGTCACTCACTCGATTTTTGAAACGAATTCTCTGAAACCTTTttgtttctgaatatattgaagaagtagtaaTTGAGAATAATTAAACGGACGTacgaacatcataatttgatgcgagaattatattctgaatgatcatgactgaattattgattgaaaacaaattaacatttattcgtcaatcaagcgttgattccctgatcaagaagaaatttattacatgaaaatttcatttgtagACAATAATGAAACGAACAAGCTTAGGGTATTTAAGCATGGAACAGTAAAAATTTAACATTTTATGGGATTATTAAGTATCATGTATTTTGATTAAATTTGCAGAAATTATAACTTTGGTTTGATTGGCACTTGTACCAATGGATTTTATGTCCCCTACTGCTCCCAAgaaaaaattggcaaaaaaTTCTGAGTTGGGCACAACATTGAATTTCATATAACACATTCTAtgaaaattttatcaaaatcTGTGAGGGGGCATGAATCACACTTTAACCATAACGATTATTGTAATTTGAATTGGTGTTTTATTTTCAGGAAGCTATATTTAACAAATATGGTCTGAACCGGAGCCAACTAAGGATTTATCTCCATTATCAACCTTCATTCTATCATTTACATGTTCATTTCACTTATTTGAGACATGAAGCACCTGGTATATTAGTCGAAAGAGCTCATTTGTTATCAAGTGTCATTGATAATATAGAACTGATGCCCGAGTATTACCAAAAGGCAACTATTTCCTATATTGTGAAGGAAAATgatttattgtttgaaaaattagaagaaaaaaaaatactagaAAAGATTCCATTGATAGAATAATGGATTCTCCTAtggataatataataattgagCTCAGACCTCGACTGTCTTCCGTTAATTTCTTCATAAATTTGAGGAAAGGAACGGATCCCCAATCTTATAAAATTAACTTATTCTCAAGGAAATTCGATTTTGTGAGCGAGTCACAGGTTTTTTCCGTCAAGTGCCCAAGTGACTATTTATTTCTGGAGAATTCCTTATCCTGTCTCACTTACGGCAGCAACTATATTTATTTCCGCTGCAATTTAGATACTATCGATAAGAAATTAGGAAGTTGTAATGGTGAGTTTTTGAAGTCTCTTTCCTCTTCAGTATCCAAGAAATCTGTAATTAAATTGTTGCCTGAATCTCAATATAAAATACAGTGTGTGAACTgccaacaaaatttcaatgattgtataaaatttgaaagaatattACCCTTGCCAAGCAATCATATTGATCCTAGTGAATGGTTCTGCCATAAACATGAAAACGAAAACAAAACTTTGACCTGTTTGAATCCAAAATTGGGTGATTTATTCTATTCTTCTTGTTATTTTCACATTCATCAAGATAACTTGAAAAATGTTGTTGTTAAATCGAAAAATATTGTTTGCAAAAGATGTTTACTATGGCTAGGTCTAAATACTGAAAATTATGTTAAGTCTTGGTTTCACAATATCCAGTTTGTATCCGGAAATAAAGCGGAATATTCAACGCCAACCAAGGATGTATTTCTCACGATATCTGACATTGTGGAACAAAATTTTTTGGGATGtgcaaaaattttgtttgagcAATGTTCCCCAAAGGGCAACGACTATTTGTTTGTGTGGATATTAGagaagaatttgaaaatcttctttGGAAACGCATTGACCGATTTGGAGGAGCATAGCGTTTACAAAGTATTGTATCAGTTTGAAAATGACGCCGAAACTGTAAATCGTTGGATGAACGATAACGGCGTATTTTGTGTGACAGTTTCGAAACAAATGATGGTTGATGCTTTGAAAAATCTAAATAAGTACCATAAATTACTTCCTGAAAGTTTCAGTAAATCCAATGGATTGTATATTTCCTACTTGCTAATACCAGACGattaaaatttttctttaaattgatgattttttgttcattTCCTATGTAAAGTTGACACTGTTGATATTGACAGCTTGAAGAAACATGCCTTCAAAAAAATGGGCAAActttgttattttaaatgggacaCATTCTattacatttttggattttccgCAAAATTTCAACTACGGTTGATTTGAACTCCCTtgcacccaatttttcaaatattgatttaCTTACCTCAAACTCGACATGAAaatttactgattgctgggtgccTTGGTCGGAccaaccaaacctgccaccgcgaccaaagcggtctattgtagcacccAAGCAATCTTATAGAGCTAGACCTCTCCTCTAGTCCCATCAtactcaaaaaggagatgatgtccgAAAGGAAGTAATTCATGAGTGCCTCTAGGTTCAGGAGAACCAAAGACttaagtctgaccctgtctgccgccgggcagtcacagaggatgtgctcaatcgtttTGTCCTTTTCTAGGCAGAGTCTGCAGTgagggtcattgacgatgcatGTTGAGTTTGTttaggtgggctctgagtctataATGTCCCGTAAAGACCGCCATTATAGATttcagattagttctagaaaatcctagccaacgactggtgtatggacTGGGAGGTACTGAAATGgccctgtgcgagtgacgcaaTCCAGAACGGTTGCGCCAGTATTCCAGGACCTTCTGCCTTATTCTCCTACTGTTCCGTTCCCTGATTaagaaattggaaattcctatag from Coccinella septempunctata chromosome 1, icCocSept1.1, whole genome shotgun sequence includes:
- the LOC123316277 gene encoding m7GpppX diphosphatase, producing MASPPSKILKLDDELKVSKNSSISTIIDENNIAELKNTNISEVEQSSFAENNVAAKNSTISGEQHSKNLATFKFEKVLSNNTLRKSICLKGNFADVEGDAIVILSQATFGEKLFKETSYFSEGNTKITFENDSYGNFTFFPKPEFNGIDVTIIHPATEKHIKKYSSHNLYMLNETPEVYNEIVLPLLKDQFSLQWIQNILDHKAETERIVFEDPDPEIGFVLLPDLKWGGQVNSLYLLAICRKSSIKSLRDLKSEHLPLLKNIYNKGIEAIFNKYGLNRSQLRIYLHYQPSFYHLHVHFTYLRHEAPGILVERAHLLSSVIDNIELMPEYYQKATISYIVKENDLLFEKLEEKKILEKIPLIE
- the LOC123316286 gene encoding uncharacterized protein LOC123316286, coding for MDSPMDNIIIELRPRLSSVNFFINLRKGTDPQSYKINLFSRKFDFVSESQVFSVKCPSDYLFLENSLSCLTYGSNYIYFRCNLDTIDKKLGSCNGEFLKSLSSSVSKKSVIKLLPESQYKIQCVNCQQNFNDCIKFERILPLPSNHIDPSEWFCHKHENENKTLTCLNPKLGDLFYSSCYFHIHQDNLKNVVVKSKNIVCKRCLLWLGLNTENYVKSWFHNIQFVSGNKAEYSTPTKDVFLTISDIVEQNFLGCAKILFEQCSPKGNDYLFVWILEKNLKIFFGNALTDLEEHSVYKVLYQFENDAETVNRWMNDNGVFCVTVSKQMMVDALKNLNKYHKLLPESFSKSNGLYISYLLIPDD